In Verrucomicrobiota bacterium, the genomic window CGCGCCCAGAATGGTTGAAGCGAATAACCTAATTGGAGAGCTCTTTCTTCAGCCCCTCGAATGACCTCCTTCTGGTTCGCTTTACCCGACCAGCTGTCCCGCTTGTTCCAATTGGTTACCAGCCCAATGACCGAAAATTGATTCTTAATACGCAACTTGCTGCGGTAAGCAGACAAGGCTGATAACGCCGGATCGGGTGTATAGCCCATTTTCCTGGCTAATAGTTTTACGCGCTCAATGGTTTTGGGAGACATCGAAGCATCATTCTTCAATGCCATGGAAACCGCCGATACACTCAGGCCAGCTTCCTTCGCGATATCTTTAAGCCGAATACGACTGGGGGGATTCATTACAAATGGTGTTAGGGGTGTTTATCCAGGAATCCTGAAACATTATTGAACTGTTTCAAATAATAATATTTCGCTTATAAGGTATCGCATTTAATGATGACTCTCGCAAAGGTTCAGTTCTTTCGGATCCACCCAGCTAAGCTTACCACACCTACCAGGACACTCAGTAAAACCAACCCGACATCTGACAGTCCTTCCAAACACCGACTTCAATCTTCTTTTCAATGTTTCCCATTCGTTTCCCCAAGCCCCCAAGTCAATTAACTGGCAAGGGATGGTGGAAATCCATCGGATTTCTCGGGCCCGGGATCATTATTGCCTCTGTTTCTATCGGCACCGGTGAAACTATTTTTGCTTCCCGCGGAGGCGCGATATTTGGCTATGCCATTTTGTGGTGTTTCACAATCGGCCTGATCCTGAAAGCCATTCAGCTCTATTCCTCCTCTAGGTATATGATGATCTCTGGTGAGCATCCTATGCAGAGTTGGATGCAACTGCCCGGTCCACGCGGTTGGTTTCCCATTGTGCTACTCCTGATGACAGCGGTTTGCCTACCGTTCCTGCTCGCGGCACTTTCTATATCCGTTGGGTCGATTATTTCCTGGATGCTGGGCCAGGGTGAATCGTCCGATTTTTCCACGCGTGCCTGGGCTACCGGTCTTGTGCTGGTCGCGGCCGCATTCAGTTGGAATCAAACGTATAAGCGTTTGGAAATCACTCAAATTGTCATAGTTGCGGTTTTGCTGGTGTGTATTGTAATCGCGGCCATTGCCTGTCAACCCGATCCAATCGCTTTAATAAAAGGCATGGTGGTTCCGGTCATTCCAAGCTATCAGGAATGGATACATACCTCCTACCCGAACATAGCCAAGAAAGCTCCCTGGATCGAGCTGGTAACCTACATCGGAATTATCGGAGGCGGCCTGCCCGCCTACATCGGTTACTTTGGGTTTTTAAGAGACAAGAAATGGGGATTGTTCGCAGAACAAGAAGTTTACGACCACTCTACAAAAGACGGTTTTCCA contains:
- a CDS encoding Nramp family divalent metal transporter, producing MFPIRFPKPPSQLTGKGWWKSIGFLGPGIIIASVSIGTGETIFASRGGAIFGYAILWCFTIGLILKAIQLYSSSRYMMISGEHPMQSWMQLPGPRGWFPIVLLLMTAVCLPFLLAALSISVGSIISWMLGQGESSDFSTRAWATGLVLVAAAFSWNQTYKRLEITQIVIVAVLLVCIVIAAIACQPDPIALIKGMVVPVIPSYQEWIHTSYPNIAKKAPWIELVTYIGIIGGGLPAYIGYFGFLRDKKWGLFAEQEVYDHSTKDGFPPIDESEENQTNGRDWLRAIKIDVGGSFLAIFIFSSAFMVLGAVILHEAHLVPDQFDLLTHQEKFLTALSPYLLILYRIGIIAAIGGTLFATFDVWTKSIYEGILPFQKTANPITVDRLKKWIILSTSIIGISVIWLGLIVKTLSNPITIVAIPALLGGTTGCGAWCLGVAWADRRNLPKTFQMHGTLFSALIISGVFLLFTGLLGFYFKFIG